One Podarcis muralis chromosome 1, rPodMur119.hap1.1, whole genome shotgun sequence genomic window carries:
- the CSRP3 gene encoding cysteine and glycine-rich protein 3, producing MPNWGGGAKCGACDKTVYHAEEIQCNGRSFHKTCFHCMACRKALDSTTVAAHESEIYCKTCYGRKYGPKGIGFGQGAGCLSTDTGEHLGLDLQHSPKPARPSTPTNPSKFAKKFGDVDKCPRCGKSVYAAEKIMGGGKPWHKTCFRCALCGKSLESTNVTDKDGEIYCKVCYAKNFGPKGIGFGGLTQVEQA from the exons ATGCCAAACTGGGGAGGTGGAGCCAAATGTGGTGCGTGTGACAAGACTGTCTACCATGCTGAAGAAATCCAGTGTAATGGCCGTAGTTTTCATAAGACGTGCTTCCATTGCA TGGCCTGCCGAAAAGCTCTGGACAGTACGACAGTAGCAGCCCACGAATCTGAAATCTACTGCAAAACTTGTTATGGGAGAAAATATGGCCCAAAAGGGATTGGCTTTGGACAAGGTGCAGGCTGCCTCAGCACAGACACTGGAGAGCATCTTGGGCTGGATCTGCAGCA CTCACCAAAGCCAGCTCGTCCTTCCACTCCTACCAACCCTTCAAAGTTTGCCAAAAAATTTGGCGATGTTGATAAATGCCCTCGTTGTGGGAAGTCAGTGTATGCTGCAGAGAAGATAATGGGAGGAGGAAAG CCGTGGCACAAGACATGCTTCCGATGTGCTTTATGTGGGAAGAGTCTAGAGTCTACAAATGTCACAGATAAAGATGGAGAGATTTACTGTAAAG tttGCTATGCAAAGAATTTTGGTCCTAAAGGAATTGGATTTGGTGGCCTCACTCAAGTTGAACAGGCTTAG